The proteins below are encoded in one region of Aestuariivirga litoralis:
- the rplK gene encoding 50S ribosomal protein L11: MAKKIVGYIKLQVPAGQANPSPPIGPALGQRGLNIMEFCKAFNAASQKMDPGSPVPVVITAYQDKSFTFEMKSPPASHFLKKAAKINAGSKEPGKVKAGTVTMAQCREIAEQKLKGMNARDLEAGAREIAGSARSMGLEVTGN, translated from the coding sequence ATGGCGAAGAAAATCGTCGGCTACATCAAGCTGCAAGTGCCAGCTGGACAGGCCAACCCATCACCCCCGATCGGCCCGGCTCTGGGCCAACGTGGTCTGAACATCATGGAATTCTGCAAGGCCTTCAATGCCGCCTCGCAGAAGATGGATCCGGGTTCGCCCGTTCCAGTGGTGATCACGGCCTATCAGGACAAGTCCTTCACCTTTGAAATGAAGTCGCCGCCGGCGTCGCATTTCCTCAAGAAGGCCGCCAAGATCAATGCCGGTTCCAAGGAGCCAGGCAAGGTCAAGGCTGGCACGGTGACCATGGCCCAGTGCCGTGAAATCGCTGAGCAGAAGCTCAAGGGCATGAATGCACGCGACCTCGAAGCAGGTGCGCGCGAGATCGCCGGTTCGGCCCGTTCGATGGGCCTGGAAGTGACGGGAAACTAA
- the nusG gene encoding transcription termination/antitermination protein NusG: MAKRWYIVHTYSNFEKKVAESLKEQSVQKGLQDLFEQVMVPTEEVVELRRGRRVKSERRFFPGYVLAKIDLTDEVFHLIKNTPKVTGFLGSGSKPVPISDAEANRILNQVAEGVERPKATIHFEVGEQVRVADGPFASFNGQVEEVDEERARLKVAVSIFGRPTPVELEYSQVEKMK, encoded by the coding sequence ATGGCAAAGCGCTGGTACATCGTCCACACCTATTCGAACTTCGAAAAGAAGGTCGCTGAAAGCCTGAAGGAGCAATCCGTTCAGAAGGGCCTGCAGGACCTTTTCGAGCAGGTGATGGTGCCAACCGAAGAAGTGGTGGAGCTTCGCCGTGGCCGCCGTGTGAAGAGCGAACGCCGATTCTTCCCGGGCTACGTGCTTGCCAAGATCGATTTGACCGACGAAGTGTTCCATCTGATCAAGAACACGCCGAAGGTTACTGGTTTCCTCGGTTCGGGCTCCAAGCCGGTTCCGATTTCAGACGCTGAAGCCAACCGCATCCTGAATCAGGTTGCTGAAGGCGTTGAGCGTCCCAAGGCCACCATCCACTTTGAAGTGGGCGAACAAGTGCGCGTGGCCGATGGCCCGTTTGCCTCGTTCAATGGCCAGGTGGAAGAAGTGGACGAAGAACGCGCCCGCCTCAAAGTGGCTGTTTCCATCTTCGGGCGCCCAACGCCTGTCGAGCTGGAATACAGCCAGGTTGAGAAGATGAAGTAA
- the secE gene encoding preprotein translocase subunit SecE has translation MAKKENLITFFQDVRDEAEKVTWPSRRELGISTVMVVIMVIAASAFFLGADALLKLVVDRLLGI, from the coding sequence ATGGCCAAGAAAGAGAATCTGATTACCTTTTTCCAGGACGTGCGCGACGAGGCCGAAAAGGTCACGTGGCCATCGCGCCGGGAACTTGGCATTTCAACCGTGATGGTCGTCATCATGGTGATTGCAGCGAGTGCCTTCTTTCTGGGTGCGGATGCGCTCCTGAAGCTGGTCGTTGACCGTCTTCTTGGAATTTGA
- the tuf gene encoding elongation factor Tu, giving the protein MGKEKFNRDKPHCNIGTIGHVDHGKTSLTAAITKILAETGGATFMAYDQIDKAPEEKARGITINTAHVEYQTKARHYAHVDCPGHADYVKNMITGAAQMDGGILVVSAADGPMPQTREHILLARQVGVPALVVFMNKVDMVDDPELLELVEMEVRELLSSYQFPGDTIPITKGSALCALEGTKPEIGRDAILALMKTVDEYIPQPERPIDQPFLMPIEDVFSISGRGTVVTGRVERGIVKVGEEIEIIGIRDTVKTTCTGVEMFRKLLDQGQAGDNIGALLRGVEREGVERGQVLAKPGSIKPHKKFMAEVYILTKEEGGRHTPFFNNYRPQFYFRTTDVTGVVTLPAGTEMVMPGDNVSFDVDLITPIAMEEKLRFAIREGGRTVGAGVVAKINE; this is encoded by the coding sequence ATGGGAAAAGAGAAATTCAACCGCGACAAGCCGCATTGCAACATTGGCACGATTGGCCATGTTGACCACGGCAAGACCTCGCTGACGGCAGCGATCACCAAGATCCTGGCTGAAACCGGTGGCGCTACGTTCATGGCTTATGACCAGATCGACAAGGCGCCGGAAGAAAAGGCGCGTGGCATCACGATCAACACGGCCCACGTTGAGTACCAGACCAAGGCACGTCATTACGCCCACGTCGATTGCCCCGGCCATGCTGACTATGTGAAGAACATGATCACCGGTGCAGCCCAGATGGATGGCGGCATTCTGGTTGTGTCGGCTGCTGACGGCCCGATGCCGCAGACCCGCGAGCACATCCTGCTGGCCCGCCAGGTTGGTGTGCCTGCACTTGTTGTGTTCATGAACAAGGTCGACATGGTTGACGATCCGGAACTCCTGGAACTCGTCGAAATGGAAGTGCGCGAGCTCCTGAGCTCGTACCAGTTCCCCGGCGACACCATTCCGATCACCAAGGGTTCGGCTCTCTGCGCACTCGAAGGCACCAAGCCTGAGATCGGCCGCGACGCCATTCTCGCTCTGATGAAGACGGTTGACGAATACATTCCGCAGCCGGAGCGTCCGATTGACCAGCCGTTCCTGATGCCGATCGAAGACGTGTTCTCGATCTCGGGCCGCGGCACGGTTGTGACCGGCCGTGTTGAGCGTGGCATTGTGAAGGTGGGCGAGGAAATCGAAATCATCGGTATCCGCGACACCGTCAAGACCACCTGCACGGGCGTTGAAATGTTCCGCAAGCTTCTGGACCAGGGCCAGGCTGGCGACAACATCGGCGCGCTGCTGCGTGGTGTGGAACGTGAAGGCGTTGAGCGTGGCCAGGTTCTGGCCAAGCCGGGCAGCATTAAGCCGCACAAGAAGTTCATGGCCGAAGTCTACATTCTGACCAAGGAAGAGGGTGGCCGTCATACGCCGTTCTTCAACAACTACCGTCCGCAGTTCTACTTCCGCACCACGGACGTGACCGGTGTTGTGACTCTGCCAGCGGGTACTGAAATGGTGATGCCGGGCGACAACGTGTCGTTCGACGTTGATCTCATTACCCCGATCGCCATGGAAGAGAAGCTGCGCTTCGCCATCCGTGAAGGCGGCCGCACCGTCGGCGCCGGCGTCGTCGCCAAGATCAACGAGTAG
- the coaD gene encoding pantetheine-phosphate adenylyltransferase codes for MRTGFYPGSFDPITFGHLDVIARAARLVDKLVIGIGTHGSKQGLLSPEERLALVRTVAKPVAEHAGLKIDVVTFSGLTVEAAKSAKANVIIRGLRDASDFDYEVQMAQMNGALTPEVETVFLAASPATRMISSSLVKQIGKMGGDTSLFLPDEAQAALKAALNHKN; via the coding sequence TTGCGCACCGGCTTTTACCCCGGCTCGTTTGATCCGATCACCTTCGGGCATCTGGATGTGATCGCCCGCGCCGCAAGGCTGGTGGACAAGCTGGTGATCGGCATCGGCACTCATGGTTCAAAGCAGGGCTTGCTTTCGCCAGAAGAACGCTTGGCACTGGTGCGCACAGTGGCAAAGCCGGTGGCCGAACACGCCGGATTGAAAATCGACGTGGTGACTTTTTCCGGCCTCACGGTCGAGGCCGCCAAATCAGCAAAGGCCAATGTCATCATCCGCGGCCTGCGCGATGCTTCCGATTTTGATTACGAAGTACAAATGGCCCAGATGAACGGTGCCCTGACGCCGGAAGTCGAAACCGTGTTCCTGGCCGCATCGCCTGCCACCCGCATGATCTCATCCTCGCTGGTCAAGCAGATCGGCAAGATGGGCGGCGACACTTCGCTGTTCCTGCCCGATGAGGCACAAGCTGCGCTGAAAGCGGCCCTCAACCACAAAAACTGA
- a CDS encoding LysE family translocator — protein sequence MTMNSYLAFILAATALAIVPGPTVTIVIANSLKHGTRAGLLNVLGTQIGVIIWLAIAALGLTAAIHMMGVWFDVLRYVGAAYLVWLGIKLFRSKGDLAMATDRARPHGSFLLQGFVVIMSNPKMLVLFGALIPPFIPSGADVTWSTLQLGLTFAVIACFSDSLYAILAGRAGKWLSQKRIRILEIISGSCLIGGAAWMVSRNS from the coding sequence ATGACAATGAACAGCTATCTCGCCTTCATCCTCGCCGCCACCGCCTTGGCTATCGTACCGGGCCCAACGGTCACCATCGTTATCGCCAACAGCCTGAAGCATGGCACCCGCGCCGGGCTGCTGAATGTTCTGGGCACGCAAATCGGCGTGATCATCTGGCTCGCTATTGCAGCTTTGGGCCTCACTGCCGCCATCCACATGATGGGCGTGTGGTTTGATGTGTTGCGTTATGTCGGTGCAGCCTATCTGGTCTGGCTCGGCATCAAGCTGTTCCGCTCGAAAGGTGATCTGGCCATGGCCACCGATCGCGCCAGGCCGCATGGCAGCTTCTTGTTGCAGGGCTTCGTGGTCATCATGTCCAATCCGAAGATGTTGGTGTTGTTCGGCGCGCTGATTCCACCCTTTATTCCTTCAGGCGCTGATGTGACCTGGTCAACGTTGCAGCTCGGCCTCACCTTCGCGGTGATCGCCTGCTTCAGTGACAGTCTCTATGCGATCCTCGCGGGCCGCGCCGGCAAGTGGCTCTCGCAGAAGCGCATCCGTATTCTGGAAATCATCTCGGGCTCGTGCCTCATTGGCGGCGCGGCCTGGATGGTCTCGCGGAACTCCTGA
- a CDS encoding ComEC/Rec2 family competence protein, with amino-acid sequence MKGQAISWEMVSVWAWAQVNAAVTATKAQADRLLLWAPLFLITGNWIYFTLPTEPAATLNAVFATAAMLLLLLRRKSLLFFLMGLVLVGFCATKFRADMVATPMLRGSTNGVIIGGYVADYENKAKGARQLTVTVEEQTGIPEDEQPRRVRVYAQDAAALQIGDYISFEAYLSPLPRPVQPGGFDYGRMLYFESIGAGGRMIGAPSLEMRPVPWQFEYRRIFRTLRTAISDRITSVIPGPVGHLADSMVSGERSGIPQEMNQSLQISGLAHIISISGLHMSMVAGGVFWAVRALLALIPFLALRFPIKKIAAVAALIVGLIYTLLADSGSATERSYLMIAVMFCAILVDRRAISLRNLAIAAILILLVTPEESVGASFQMSFLAVMGLAGLAEWWHSRPRREGLPDASRSMRLVSKAGRAVMAAALTTLIAGSASTIAAAYHFDRLSPYGILANGLTLPVTELLVMPPALVAVILMPFGFEYYPLKVMEFGLTLTMQVSDWIASWPSANVLVAKPHVAGILLLAFAAAILAIGGKGLRLPAILLAALGFSIASIHDRPVILVEDRTANVAILDQDDHYVLASNVNKFVATKWLLGNGDTASVDQATQRQGWDCNTGDCFSTLAPMSVSYLQEKSGNGLYCPNTQIIIADFPLRHQCKARLVIDRFDVWRNGAYAVSFKNGRYSLRTAREEQGQRPWAHDSRKSIRN; translated from the coding sequence ATGAAAGGGCAGGCCATCTCGTGGGAGATGGTCTCCGTCTGGGCATGGGCGCAGGTCAATGCAGCCGTCACCGCGACCAAGGCGCAGGCGGATAGGTTGCTGCTCTGGGCGCCGCTGTTCCTGATCACAGGCAATTGGATCTACTTCACGCTGCCCACCGAACCTGCGGCCACGCTGAATGCCGTTTTCGCCACTGCGGCCATGCTGCTGCTCTTGCTGCGCCGGAAGAGCCTGTTGTTCTTCCTGATGGGCCTCGTTCTGGTTGGGTTTTGCGCCACCAAATTCCGTGCCGACATGGTGGCAACGCCAATGCTGCGGGGCTCCACCAATGGCGTGATCATCGGTGGTTATGTGGCCGACTACGAAAACAAGGCCAAGGGTGCGCGGCAACTCACTGTGACGGTAGAGGAGCAAACCGGCATTCCCGAAGACGAACAGCCCAGGCGCGTGCGGGTCTATGCGCAGGATGCCGCGGCGCTGCAGATCGGCGATTACATAAGCTTCGAAGCTTATCTCTCGCCACTGCCGCGCCCGGTGCAACCCGGCGGCTTTGACTATGGGCGCATGCTGTATTTCGAATCCATCGGCGCAGGCGGCAGAATGATCGGCGCACCATCGCTGGAAATGCGCCCGGTGCCTTGGCAGTTTGAATACCGCCGCATCTTCCGCACTTTACGCACCGCCATTTCAGATCGCATCACCAGCGTGATCCCCGGGCCCGTCGGTCACCTCGCAGATTCAATGGTCTCCGGTGAACGCTCCGGCATCCCTCAGGAAATGAACCAGAGCCTGCAAATCTCCGGCCTCGCCCACATCATTTCGATTTCCGGCCTTCACATGTCGATGGTGGCGGGCGGAGTTTTCTGGGCGGTGCGCGCACTTCTGGCGCTCATTCCCTTCCTGGCCTTGCGCTTTCCCATCAAGAAAATCGCCGCCGTTGCAGCACTCATTGTCGGCCTCATCTACACGCTGCTCGCTGACTCTGGCTCGGCCACCGAACGTTCCTATTTGATGATCGCCGTGATGTTCTGCGCCATTCTGGTGGATAGGCGCGCCATCTCGCTGCGCAACCTCGCCATCGCTGCGATCCTGATTCTGCTGGTCACGCCGGAGGAAAGCGTAGGCGCCAGTTTCCAGATGTCGTTCCTCGCGGTCATGGGGCTGGCCGGGCTCGCCGAATGGTGGCACTCGCGCCCGCGCCGCGAGGGCTTGCCTGATGCCTCGCGCAGTATGCGTCTAGTGTCGAAAGCGGGCCGCGCCGTAATGGCCGCCGCACTCACAACTTTGATCGCAGGCTCGGCGTCGACCATCGCCGCCGCCTATCATTTCGACCGCCTGTCGCCTTACGGCATTCTCGCCAACGGCTTGACCTTGCCAGTGACTGAATTGCTCGTCATGCCGCCCGCACTTGTCGCGGTGATCCTGATGCCATTCGGCTTTGAATACTATCCGCTCAAAGTGATGGAGTTCGGCCTCACGCTCACCATGCAGGTTTCCGATTGGATCGCGTCCTGGCCCTCCGCAAATGTGCTCGTGGCCAAGCCGCATGTCGCAGGCATCCTGCTGTTGGCGTTCGCCGCAGCGATCCTCGCTATCGGCGGCAAGGGCTTGCGCTTGCCCGCAATCCTTTTGGCCGCGCTGGGTTTCAGCATCGCCTCGATCCACGACCGCCCGGTCATTCTGGTAGAAGACCGCACCGCCAATGTCGCCATCCTCGACCAGGACGACCACTATGTCCTCGCATCTAACGTCAACAAATTCGTCGCCACCAAATGGTTGCTAGGCAATGGCGACACGGCCAGCGTCGATCAGGCCACGCAGCGCCAAGGGTGGGATTGCAACACCGGCGATTGCTTCAGCACTCTCGCGCCCATGAGCGTGTCCTATCTGCAGGAGAAATCCGGCAACGGCCTCTATTGCCCAAACACCCAGATCATCATCGCCGATTTTCCGCTGCGCCACCAATGCAAGGCGCGGCTGGTGATTGATCGGTTTGACGTCTGGCGCAACGGCGCCTACGCCGTCAGTTTCAAGAATGGGCGCTATTCACTCCGCACGGCGCGGGAAGAGCAGGGGCAGCGGCCCTGGGCCCATGACAGCCGCAAATCAATCCGCAATTGA
- the gltX gene encoding glutamate--tRNA ligase, translating into MSSAESPVTRFAPSPTGFLHIGGARTALFNWAYAKGHKGKMLLRIEDTDRERSNPAAVDAILDGLKWLGLNWDGEAISQYSRMQRHAEVANELLKAGNAYYCYCTPAELTAMREKAEAEKRPIRYDGTWRDRDPSTAPAGVKPVIRFRSPQEGETVINDRAQGRVVIPNKDLDDLIILRSDGNPTYNLSVVVDDHDMGVTHIIRGVDHLTNAARQSQIYLAMGWAVPDMTHVPLIHGPDGAKLSKRHGALGVEAYRAMGYVPAALRNYLARLGWSHGDDEIFSTEQLVEWFELEGVNNSPARFDFAKLENLNGHYIRHMADVDLLNAFMGFLPFVEGGPELLGKIDDAMQAKLVKAMPGLKERAKTLVELQTSSQYLFAHRPLPLDEKAKGLLNDEGKAALQALHPLLAASNEWTAPALEAIVKAHAEATGIKLGKFAQPLRASLTGTSTSPGIFDVLEVLGREEALGRIADQLPQG; encoded by the coding sequence ATGTCATCGGCAGAATCGCCTGTCACCCGCTTTGCCCCCTCGCCCACCGGCTTTCTGCACATCGGCGGGGCGCGCACCGCCCTGTTCAACTGGGCCTATGCCAAGGGCCACAAGGGCAAGATGTTGCTGCGCATCGAGGACACGGATCGTGAGCGTTCCAACCCCGCTGCGGTGGATGCGATCCTTGATGGCTTGAAGTGGCTGGGCCTGAATTGGGATGGCGAGGCGATCTCGCAATATTCGCGGATGCAGCGCCATGCCGAAGTGGCGAATGAATTGCTCAAAGCCGGCAATGCCTATTATTGTTATTGCACCCCGGCGGAACTCACCGCGATGCGCGAAAAGGCCGAGGCCGAGAAGCGCCCGATCCGCTATGATGGCACCTGGCGCGACCGTGATCCCTCAACAGCTCCGGCTGGCGTGAAGCCGGTGATCCGATTCCGCTCCCCGCAAGAAGGCGAGACGGTGATCAATGACCGCGCGCAGGGCCGCGTGGTGATCCCCAACAAGGATCTTGATGACCTCATCATTCTGCGTTCCGACGGCAACCCGACCTACAATCTCTCTGTGGTGGTCGATGACCATGACATGGGTGTCACTCACATCATCCGTGGCGTGGATCATCTGACCAATGCTGCGCGGCAGAGCCAGATCTATCTCGCCATGGGCTGGGCCGTGCCGGACATGACGCATGTGCCGCTGATCCACGGGCCGGATGGTGCGAAACTCTCCAAGCGCCATGGGGCGTTGGGTGTGGAGGCTTACCGCGCCATGGGTTATGTGCCGGCGGCTTTGCGCAACTATCTCGCGCGCCTCGGCTGGAGCCATGGCGATGATGAAATCTTCTCGACCGAACAATTGGTGGAATGGTTCGAGCTGGAAGGCGTCAACAACTCGCCAGCACGGTTTGATTTTGCCAAGCTGGAAAACCTGAACGGACACTATATCCGCCACATGGCGGATGTTGATTTGCTCAATGCCTTCATGGGCTTCCTTCCCTTTGTTGAAGGCGGACCTGAACTGCTGGGCAAGATCGACGACGCGATGCAGGCCAAGCTGGTCAAGGCCATGCCCGGCCTCAAGGAGCGGGCGAAGACGCTGGTGGAGCTGCAGACCTCTTCGCAATATCTGTTCGCTCATCGGCCGCTGCCATTGGACGAGAAGGCCAAGGGCCTGCTCAATGACGAAGGCAAGGCGGCGCTGCAGGCGTTGCATCCACTTTTGGCTGCATCGAATGAATGGACCGCACCTGCGCTTGAAGCCATCGTGAAAGCCCATGCAGAAGCCACCGGCATCAAATTGGGCAAGTTCGCGCAACCATTACGTGCTTCCTTAACAGGAACGTCAACTTCACCCGGCATCTTTGATGTTCTTGAGGTTTTGGGACGCGAAGAGGCCCTGGGCAGGATTGCGGATCAGTTGCCTCAGGGATAG
- the gltA gene encoding citrate synthase produces MAEKANTAQITFEGKTQELPILEGTIGPHVIDIAKLYGQSDVFTYDPGFTSTAACKSAITYIDGDAGILLHRGYPIEQLAMNGDFIETCYLLYYGELPNKEQRKTFETAITRHTMVHEQMARLFSGFRRDAHPMAVMVAVVGALSAFYQDSTDITDPRQREIASHRMIAKLPTIAAMAYKYHIGQPFIYPRNDLPYAANFLHMCFAVPAEKYEVNPVLARAMDRIFMLHADHEQNASTSTVRLAGSSGANPFACIAAGIACLWGPAHGGANEAALKMLEEIGTADKIPSFIEKVKDKSSNVRLMGFGHRVYKNYDPRAKIMQETAYEVFDALGVADDPLLEVAKQLEQIALSDQYFIDRKLYPNVDFYSGIILRAMGFPTHMFTVLFALARTVGWISQWKEMIEDPSQRIGRPRQLYVGPTQRDYVKAEKR; encoded by the coding sequence ATGGCAGAAAAGGCAAATACGGCGCAGATCACGTTTGAAGGCAAAACGCAGGAACTGCCCATCCTGGAAGGAACCATCGGGCCGCATGTCATCGACATCGCGAAGCTCTATGGCCAGTCCGATGTGTTTACCTACGATCCAGGTTTCACCTCAACAGCGGCGTGCAAATCGGCGATCACTTATATCGATGGCGATGCCGGCATCCTCCTGCACCGCGGCTATCCCATCGAACAGCTGGCGATGAATGGTGACTTCATCGAGACTTGCTATCTTCTCTATTACGGTGAGCTGCCCAACAAGGAGCAGCGCAAGACTTTTGAAACCGCAATCACCCGCCACACCATGGTGCATGAGCAGATGGCGCGGCTGTTCTCCGGCTTCCGCCGCGATGCGCATCCCATGGCTGTCATGGTGGCCGTGGTCGGCGCGCTCTCGGCCTTCTATCAGGACTCAACCGATATCACTGATCCGAGGCAGCGCGAGATTGCCAGCCACCGGATGATCGCCAAGCTGCCGACCATTGCAGCGATGGCCTACAAGTATCACATCGGCCAGCCCTTCATCTATCCGCGCAATGACCTGCCCTATGCTGCGAATTTCCTGCATATGTGCTTTGCCGTGCCAGCAGAAAAATATGAAGTGAACCCGGTTCTGGCCCGCGCCATGGACCGCATCTTCATGTTGCATGCCGACCATGAGCAGAATGCCTCCACCTCCACGGTGCGTTTGGCTGGCTCATCGGGTGCCAATCCATTTGCCTGCATCGCAGCGGGTATCGCCTGTCTGTGGGGCCCGGCCCATGGTGGTGCCAATGAAGCGGCACTTAAAATGCTGGAAGAAATCGGCACCGCCGACAAGATCCCGAGCTTCATCGAGAAGGTGAAGGACAAGTCCTCCAATGTGCGCCTGATGGGCTTTGGCCACCGCGTCTATAAGAACTATGACCCGCGCGCCAAGATCATGCAGGAAACTGCCTATGAGGTGTTTGACGCTTTGGGCGTGGCCGATGATCCGTTGCTGGAAGTCGCGAAACAGCTGGAGCAGATTGCGCTGAGCGACCAGTATTTCATTGACCGCAAGCTTTATCCGAATGTGGATTTCTATTCCGGCATCATCCTGCGGGCGATGGGCTTCCCCACGCATATGTTCACCGTGCTGTTCGCCTTGGCGCGCACCGTGGGCTGGATTTCGCAGTGGAAGGAAATGATCGAAGATCCGTCGCAGCGCATCGGCCGCCCTCGCCAGCTCTATGTGGGCCCGACGCAGCGGGATTATGTGAAAGCTGAGAAGCGGTAG
- the fabZ gene encoding 3-hydroxyacyl-ACP dehydratase FabZ, with protein sequence MTEAAAPALKSIDIMRIMQLLPHRYPFLLIDKMKDMDGEQSGIGIKNVTMNEPFFQGHFPSRPVMPGVLLVEAMAQTAGALVLEHHSEHAGKLVFFTSIDKAKFRRPVGPGDTVEFHVKLIAKRVPIFKFAAEAKVNGKLVAEAEIGASLIDSK encoded by the coding sequence ATGACTGAAGCTGCCGCACCCGCTCTCAAATCCATCGACATCATGCGCATCATGCAGCTTCTGCCGCACCGCTATCCCTTCCTCCTGATCGACAAGATGAAGGACATGGATGGCGAACAATCCGGCATCGGCATCAAGAACGTGACCATGAATGAGCCCTTCTTCCAGGGTCACTTTCCAAGCCGCCCGGTGATGCCGGGCGTGTTGCTGGTCGAGGCTATGGCGCAAACGGCAGGAGCGCTGGTGCTGGAGCATCATTCCGAACATGCGGGCAAGCTCGTGTTCTTCACATCAATTGATAAGGCCAAATTCCGCCGCCCCGTGGGCCCGGGGGACACCGTGGAATTTCACGTCAAACTGATCGCCAAGCGCGTGCCGATCTTCAAATTTGCAGCCGAAGCCAAGGTCAATGGCAAGCTCGTGGCAGAAGCCGAAATCGGCGCGTCACTGATCGATAGCAAATAA